Proteins from one Pantoea cypripedii genomic window:
- a CDS encoding LysE family translocator, whose amino-acid sequence MTVNDSLLAFSLAALLLTLTPGLDTALILRTACAEGGKKAFHAALGIDAGCFVWGALVALGLGALLAVSEMAYTVLKVCGAVYLSWLGLQXLIRPRSSFSDGDDNNGSQGNWFIRGMLGNVLNPKMGIFYVSFLPQFIPAGHSPLIWTFILVSIHVTIGTIWSVTLILSTHFASAVLKKSRVVQVMDRTTXGLFLCFAAKLAMSTR is encoded by the coding sequence ATGACTGTTAACGATTCCCTCCTCGCATTCTCTCTCGCAGCACTGTTACTTACCCTGACTCCCGGCCTCGATACGGCACTTATTCTGCGCACCGCTTGTGCTGAGGGCGGCAAAAAGGCTTTTCACGCTGCGCTTGGCATTGATGCTGGCTGTTTTGTATGGGGCGCGCTGGTCGCGTTAGGTCTTGGCGCTCTTCTGGCGGTTTCAGAGATGGCTTACACTGTGCTCAAAGTTTGTGGCGCTGTCTACCTGAGCTGGCTGGGCTTACAANTGCTGATACGTCCCCGATCCTCTTTCAGTGATGGCGATGACAACAACGGTTCTCAGGGGAACTGGTTTATCAGAGGAATGCTGGGGAATGTGCTCAATCCCAAAATGGGCATTTTCTATGTCTCTTTTTTGCCACAGTTCATACCTGCCGGTCACTCTCCTTTAATATGGACTTTTATCCTGGTCAGCATCCACGTAACGATCGGGACTATATGGTCGGTCACACTCATTTTATCCACGCATTTTGCGTCAGCTGTATTGAAGAAAAGTCGCGTTGTCCAGGTGATGGACAGAACAACTGNGGGCTTATTTTTATGCTTCGCGGCTAAACTTGCGATGAGCACGAGATAG
- a CDS encoding NAD(P)H-dependent oxidoreductase — MTTLNEKLAWRYATKKFDASKVVPDDKLERIIEAVRLTATSSGLQPFELMVITNAEIREKIRAVAWNQAQVTDCSHLMVFAAWDDITPERVNMMFDLTNDVRGFRNEGWENYRQMLLGIVAERGTEGNYQAAARQAYIALGSALIAAAFEEVDATPMEGFDPEAVDEILGLKEKGLRSVIILPLGYRAEEGDWLVNLKKVRRSRENFVTEIK; from the coding sequence TTGACCACCCTTAATGAAAAACTTGCCTGGCGTTACGCAACCAAGAAATTTGATGCCAGCAAAGTGGTGCCAGACGACAAACTGGAGCGCATCATTGAAGCCGTGCGCTTAACCGCGACCTCCAGCGGATTGCAGCCGTTTGAGTTGATGGTCATCACCAATGCAGAAATCCGCGAAAAAATTCGTGCTGTAGCCTGGAATCAGGCGCAGGTGACGGACTGTTCTCACCTGATGGTATTTGCTGCCTGGGATGACATCACGCCGGAACGCGTCAATATGATGTTCGATCTGACCAATGACGTCAGGGGCTTCCGTAATGAGGGTTGGGAAAATTACCGTCAGATGCTGCTGGGCATCGTGGCCGAACGCGGCACCGAGGGTAATTATCAGGCTGCAGCGCGCCAGGCTTACATCGCGCTGGGCAGTGCTTTGATTGCTGCCGCATTTGAAGAAGTTGATGCGACACCGATGGAAGGTTTTGACCCGGAAGCGGTCGATGAGATCCTTGGTCTGAAAGAGAAAGGTTTGCGCAGCGTGATCATTCTGCCGCTGGGCTACCGTGCTGAAGAAGGCGACTGGCTGGTGAACCTGAAGAAAGTTCGCCGTAGCCGTGAAAACTTCGTCACTGAAATTAAATAA
- a CDS encoding substrate-binding domain-containing protein, translating into MRKTKRVTISDIAALAGVSKATASLVLNGRGKELRVAKETRERVLTLAQQHHYQPSIHARLLRDDRSHTLGLVVPEITNHGFAVFSHELENLCREAGLQLLISCTDENAGQEMVVVNNLVARQVDGLIVASSMLSDSDYVKLSEQLPVVLFDRHMSDTQLPLVATDSITPTADLVERLARARPDEIYFLGGQPRLSPTKDRLAGFMQGLERAGVTPRPEWIIHGNYHPSSGYEMFAALCARLGRPPKALFTAACGLLEGVLRYMSQHHLLASDIRIASFDDHYLYDSLSVPIDTVEQNVPRLAQECFSMLTQLIQGQDPEQNQIILPATLRLRSA; encoded by the coding sequence GTGAGAAAAACCAAACGCGTTACCATCAGTGATATCGCCGCACTGGCAGGGGTGTCCAAAGCCACTGCCAGCCTGGTGCTGAACGGCCGTGGTAAGGAGCTGCGCGTGGCGAAGGAGACACGGGAACGTGTGCTGACGCTCGCGCAGCAACACCATTATCAACCGAGTATCCATGCCCGCCTGCTGCGTGATGACCGCAGCCATACGCTGGGGCTGGTGGTACCGGAAATCACCAACCACGGTTTCGCCGTGTTTTCTCATGAACTGGAAAATCTGTGCCGCGAAGCGGGCCTGCAACTGTTGATCTCCTGTACCGATGAGAATGCCGGTCAGGAAATGGTGGTGGTCAATAACCTCGTGGCACGCCAGGTTGATGGCCTGATCGTCGCCTCCAGCATGCTGAGCGATAGCGACTATGTAAAACTCAGCGAGCAGTTGCCGGTGGTGCTGTTTGACAGACATATGAGCGATACCCAGCTGCCGCTGGTGGCAACCGACTCCATCACCCCCACTGCCGACCTGGTGGAACGGCTGGCTCGCGCCAGGCCTGATGAAATCTATTTCCTCGGCGGCCAGCCACGTCTGTCACCCACCAAAGATCGTCTGGCCGGTTTTATGCAGGGCCTTGAGCGCGCAGGGGTCACACCACGCCCGGAATGGATTATCCACGGCAACTATCACCCCAGCAGTGGCTATGAAATGTTTGCCGCGTTGTGCGCCAGGCTCGGGCGTCCGCCTAAAGCGTTGTTTACCGCCGCCTGCGGCCTGCTGGAAGGGGTGCTGCGTTATATGAGTCAGCACCATTTGCTGGCCAGTGATATTCGCATCGCCAGTTTTGATGATCACTATCTGTATGATTCGCTGTCAGTTCCTATCGACACCGTCGAACAGAATGTGCCACGTCTGGCGCAGGAGTGTTTCTCAATGCTGACGCAGCTGATTCAGGGACAAGACCCGGAACAAAATCAGATCATCCTTCCCGCCACGCTACGCTTACGGTCCGCGTAG
- a CDS encoding transposase yields the protein MQRIEVITGEQKRRRYTPEEKARFVALAMQPGYTVSLVARQYGITPSLLFKWKRLMNDGGKSAIAAGDEVVSVSE from the coding sequence GTGCAAAGAATCGAAGTGATCACTGGCGAGCAAAAGCGTCGTCGTTATACTCCCGAAGAGAAAGCCCGTTTTGTTGCGCTCGCCATGCAACCCGGCTACACCGTCTCACTCGTTGCCCGGCAATATGGCATTACACCCAGTCTTCTTTTTAAGTGGAAACGGCTCATGAACGATGGTGGGAAGTCTGCGATCGCCGCAGGCGACGAGGTGGTCAGCGTCTCAGAG
- a CDS encoding molybdopterin-dependent oxidoreductase: MTTHHNLAVMHWGTYRVSTTEGSLTGVEPVEWDRNPSAIGQSLVGAVDGPSRIRRPAVRLGYLKNGRDSRQGRGKEPFVEVSWETALALVADELTRVKQTHGNQAFYAGSYGWSSAGRFHHAQSQLHRFFNQLGGYTDSTNTYSLAAAERLLPHIIGELDVLQKQHTHWSSLAEHCEMFVAFGGLPLRNSQVNGGAANDHSLKHWLGEMQRNGTHFINVSPVKNDLSGVTNAEWLSLKPGSDTALLLALSYVLIDESLYDARFVASHTVGFAEYRDYLLGHKDGKAKTPEWAAAITGVEALAIRELARKMVTKRTMINIAWSLQRAFQGEQTFWATVALAAMIGQIGTPGGGLGFAYASTNLAGSVRRTFSGPRFPAGANAIKEIIPVARLSDMLLNPGGHYQFDGKDCTYPDIRVVYWAGGNAFHHHQDLNRLVEAWRQPDTVVVHEQYWTAQAKFADIVFPVTTSLERNDIGSSSNDGFIIAMRQHIAAQGEARDDYAIFHALAEKMGFGESFSEGRDADAWLRFIYDGSRPRALADGIDLPEFDDFWAQGMLEYARPDEPQIFLKAFRDNPELAPLPTPSGKIELFSQTVADFGYEECPGHPFWYEPEAEAQHEIAARWPLHLLSSQPRTRLHSQYDHGSVSRKTKIQGREPLWIHPVDAATRGISEGSVVKVFNQRGAILAGVHLSEDIRPGVVQMSTGAWYDPQDPRLTASLDKHGNPNVLTEDRGSSRLGQGCSAQSCWVDIIAWNEPLPEVTAFNPPEFVVV; encoded by the coding sequence ATGACAACACACCACAACCTCGCCGTTATGCACTGGGGCACTTATCGTGTGTCCACCACCGAAGGCTCTCTCACTGGCGTGGAGCCGGTCGAATGGGACCGCAACCCCTCAGCTATCGGCCAGTCTCTGGTCGGTGCGGTAGATGGCCCAAGCCGTATTCGTCGCCCCGCAGTGCGCCTTGGTTATCTCAAAAATGGCCGCGATTCTCGCCAGGGGCGTGGCAAAGAACCCTTTGTTGAGGTGAGCTGGGAAACGGCCCTTGCGCTGGTCGCCGATGAACTGACCCGGGTTAAGCAGACCCACGGCAACCAGGCGTTTTATGCGGGTTCTTATGGCTGGTCGAGTGCCGGTCGCTTCCACCACGCGCAAAGCCAGTTGCATCGTTTTTTCAATCAGCTGGGCGGCTACACAGACAGCACCAACACCTATAGTCTGGCCGCAGCAGAGCGACTGCTGCCGCATATCATCGGCGAACTGGATGTACTGCAAAAGCAGCATACCCACTGGTCTTCGCTGGCGGAGCATTGCGAGATGTTTGTCGCTTTCGGTGGTTTGCCTTTACGTAATTCCCAGGTCAATGGCGGCGCGGCAAACGATCACTCCCTCAAACACTGGCTGGGGGAGATGCAGCGCAACGGCACACATTTTATTAATGTCAGTCCGGTTAAAAACGATCTTTCCGGTGTCACCAACGCGGAATGGCTTTCACTGAAACCTGGCAGCGACACGGCGCTGTTGTTGGCGCTGAGTTATGTGTTGATTGATGAGTCACTCTACGATGCCCGTTTTGTTGCCAGCCATACCGTTGGGTTTGCCGAGTATAGGGACTATCTGCTGGGTCACAAAGACGGCAAGGCAAAAACGCCGGAGTGGGCCGCTGCCATCACCGGTGTCGAGGCACTGGCCATTCGTGAACTGGCGCGGAAGATGGTGACAAAACGCACCATGATTAATATCGCCTGGTCACTGCAACGTGCGTTCCAGGGGGAGCAAACTTTCTGGGCAACCGTGGCGCTGGCTGCGATGATTGGCCAGATTGGCACCCCTGGGGGTGGTCTCGGCTTTGCCTATGCCAGCACCAATCTGGCGGGTTCCGTGCGTCGTACTTTCTCCGGCCCGCGCTTTCCGGCAGGAGCCAACGCGATAAAGGAGATCATTCCGGTGGCCCGTCTTTCGGACATGCTGCTGAATCCAGGTGGTCATTATCAGTTTGATGGCAAGGACTGCACCTACCCGGATATTCGCGTGGTTTACTGGGCAGGCGGTAATGCCTTCCACCATCATCAGGATCTCAATCGCCTGGTAGAAGCCTGGCGTCAACCGGATACGGTGGTGGTACACGAGCAATACTGGACTGCTCAGGCAAAATTCGCCGACATCGTTTTCCCGGTCACCACCTCACTGGAACGCAACGATATCGGCAGTTCCAGTAATGATGGTTTTATCATTGCCATGCGCCAGCATATCGCTGCGCAGGGGGAAGCGCGTGATGATTACGCCATCTTCCACGCGCTGGCGGAGAAAATGGGTTTTGGTGAGAGCTTTAGTGAAGGACGTGATGCCGATGCGTGGTTACGCTTTATTTACGACGGTTCAAGACCGCGTGCGCTGGCTGATGGTATCGATTTACCTGAGTTCGATGATTTCTGGGCGCAGGGGATGCTGGAGTATGCACGTCCTGACGAACCGCAAATTTTCCTGAAAGCCTTCCGTGACAACCCGGAACTGGCACCATTGCCGACCCCTTCCGGCAAAATCGAGCTATTTTCCCAGACTGTTGCCGATTTTGGTTATGAAGAGTGCCCGGGGCATCCGTTCTGGTATGAGCCAGAAGCAGAGGCACAGCATGAGATTGCCGCCCGCTGGCCGCTGCACTTGCTTTCCAGCCAGCCGCGTACGCGCCTGCATAGTCAGTACGATCACGGCAGCGTGAGTCGTAAAACCAAGATTCAGGGCAGAGAACCGCTGTGGATACATCCCGTTGATGCCGCAACGCGGGGTATCAGCGAAGGCAGTGTGGTGAAGGTGTTTAATCAGCGCGGCGCCATTCTGGCAGGGGTTCATCTCAGTGAAGACATTCGTCCCGGCGTGGTGCAGATGTCAACGGGTGCCTGGTATGACCCGCAAGACCCGCGTCTGACAGCTTCACTCGATAAGCACGGCAATCCGAACGTGCTGACGGAAGATCGTGGCAGTTCAAGGCTGGGGCAGGGCTGTAGCGCGCAGAGTTGCTGGGTCGATATCATTGCCTGGAACGAACCTCTGCCAGAAGTGACGGCCTTCAACCCGCCTGAGTTTGTGGTGGTGTAA
- a CDS encoding helix-turn-helix domain-containing protein, with amino-acid sequence MKELDIREIADLTGLTPSALRYYEKKQLIKPVGRNGLRRQYNEKVINKLQLIALGQAAGFSLDEIATMFNPENKLALDRVQLLQRAKEIDGTIRKLQLLSRGLKHIACCTKTEHSECEAFKKIVSIGLRLVR; translated from the coding sequence ATGAAAGAACTGGATATCAGGGAAATCGCTGACCTTACCGGACTTACCCCGTCAGCGTTGCGATATTACGAAAAGAAACAACTAATCAAACCTGTTGGCCGTAATGGTCTGAGAAGGCAGTACAATGAGAAAGTGATCAATAAACTGCAATTAATCGCGCTTGGTCAGGCTGCAGGGTTTTCTCTTGATGAAATAGCTACAATGTTTAATCCAGAGAACAAACTGGCATTAGACCGCGTTCAGCTTCTTCAAAGAGCAAAGGAGATAGACGGCACTATCCGCAAACTCCAGTTGTTAAGCCGGGGACTGAAACATATTGCATGTTGTACGAAGACTGAGCATTCCGAATGTGAAGCATTCAAAAAAATTGTCTCAATAGGCCTGCGGCTCGTCAGGTAA
- a CDS encoding type II toxin-antitoxin system RelB/DinJ family antitoxin, whose translation MGSINLRIDDELKARSYAALEKMGVTPSEALRMTLEYIAENQKLPFKQTLLSDEDAELIEIVRERLRNPKPVRVTLDDL comes from the coding sequence ATGGGTAGCATAAATCTTCGTATTGATGATGAACTCAAGGCTCGTTCTTACGCAGCGCTGGAGAAAATGGGTGTTACCCCATCCGAAGCGCTGCGTATGACACTTGAATACATTGCTGAGAATCAAAAACTTCCATTCAAACAGACGCTTTTGAGTGACGAAGATGCTGAACTTATCGAAATTGTCCGTGAACGACTTCGCAATCCCAAGCCAGTACGAGTGACGTTGGATGATCTTTAA
- a CDS encoding LeoA/HP0731 family dynamin-like GTPase yields MDALTQFSIEKQRAIAALDELRDVVQSLGELEIDVAQDLEKIHAAMQAVESDVLSIALLGAFSDGKTSVIAAWLGRIMDDMAISMDESSNQVAVYQPEGLPGKCEIIDTPGLFGDKEREIDGRQVMYEDLTKQYISQAHLILYVVDATNPLKESHSAIVRWLLRDLNKLSSTIFVINKMDEVTDLTEQSLFEQQETIKKANLRDKLARMADLSADELAQLYIVCVASNPNGRGLEFWFGKPEQYDSRSRIPHLKQVTGEILASTVPAELQAKTGLDVVHDIIRQRVIHAQQQLEALAVFARQNNEESVRFSEDIRQSRREVKQLARDLQTHLLGMEKQLMGMLRPLSAEDIRSFMEDELGLAADGIGFKLSMNIKSVIDSYFDQSSSITQRLSDNIIRQVDSSASFLGTLSEGAIKSLGGTFKTLSKIDPDTIKSTIFLARDTVGKVTGYVYKFQPWEATKLAGGIARWAGPAGAAIQIGTDLYGMWAAHAREEELREAKTSLTQLIQEAFKEIYDILADDEKMFAFFAPQIVNMEKVVNDLQQTSVTITQNQEKLGILHQKLVDMKALPVN; encoded by the coding sequence ATGGATGCCTTAACGCAATTCAGTATTGAAAAACAACGAGCCATCGCTGCCCTTGATGAACTGCGCGATGTGGTGCAGTCACTGGGTGAACTGGAAATCGACGTCGCGCAGGATTTGGAAAAAATCCACGCGGCAATGCAGGCTGTCGAATCTGATGTACTCAGCATCGCCCTGCTCGGCGCATTTTCAGATGGTAAAACCAGCGTGATTGCGGCCTGGCTCGGTAGGATCATGGACGACATGGCGATATCGATGGATGAGTCCTCCAATCAGGTGGCTGTTTATCAACCTGAAGGATTACCGGGAAAATGCGAAATCATTGATACGCCGGGATTGTTTGGCGATAAAGAACGTGAGATTGATGGTCGTCAGGTGATGTATGAAGATCTGACTAAACAATATATCTCACAGGCACATCTGATTTTATATGTGGTCGATGCCACCAACCCGCTAAAAGAAAGCCACAGCGCTATCGTTCGCTGGCTGCTGCGTGATCTGAACAAACTCTCCTCCACCATTTTTGTCATCAACAAAATGGACGAGGTGACTGACCTGACCGAACAATCTCTGTTCGAGCAGCAGGAAACCATTAAGAAAGCGAATTTGCGCGATAAACTCGCGCGCATGGCTGATCTTTCCGCAGATGAACTGGCCCAACTGTATATTGTTTGTGTCGCCTCCAATCCTAATGGACGTGGACTGGAATTCTGGTTTGGCAAACCTGAGCAGTACGACAGCCGCTCACGGATACCTCATCTCAAACAAGTGACCGGTGAGATCCTGGCTTCCACCGTTCCTGCTGAATTGCAGGCCAAAACCGGTCTGGATGTGGTGCATGACATCATTCGCCAGCGCGTTATTCATGCGCAGCAACAGCTTGAAGCTCTGGCGGTATTTGCGCGTCAAAATAATGAGGAGTCGGTTCGTTTCAGCGAAGATATTCGTCAAAGCCGTCGCGAGGTTAAACAGTTGGCCCGTGACCTACAGACGCATTTGCTGGGGATGGAAAAACAGCTTATGGGAATGCTCCGCCCGCTCAGTGCAGAAGATATCCGTTCATTTATGGAAGATGAGCTGGGGCTGGCCGCTGATGGTATTGGTTTTAAACTGAGCATGAATATTAAGAGCGTGATTGATAGTTATTTTGATCAATCTTCATCAATTACGCAGCGCCTGTCCGACAATATCATTCGTCAGGTCGACTCCAGCGCCAGTTTTCTCGGCACACTGAGTGAAGGCGCCATCAAATCTCTCGGCGGAACGTTTAAAACGCTGTCAAAAATTGATCCGGATACCATCAAAAGCACCATTTTTCTGGCGCGTGATACGGTGGGTAAAGTGACAGGGTATGTCTATAAATTCCAGCCATGGGAAGCCACTAAGCTGGCTGGTGGTATTGCTCGCTGGGCTGGCCCCGCGGGTGCAGCGATCCAGATTGGTACCGATTTATATGGTATGTGGGCGGCACATGCGCGTGAAGAGGAACTCAGAGAAGCAAAAACCTCTCTGACTCAACTTATCCAGGAGGCGTTTAAGGAAATTTATGACATCCTGGCCGATGACGAGAAAATGTTTGCCTTCTTTGCGCCGCAGATTGTGAACATGGAGAAAGTCGTGAATGACCTGCAACAAACATCCGTGACCATTACCCAAAACCAGGAAAAGCTGGGGATCCTGCACCAGAAACTGGTTGATATGAAAGCCCTGCCGGTAAATTAA